The window AACTTTCTAAAAAATCATACCCTGCTTCCAGGTTATCTGCGGTAAAACTTTGGTATGCGGCTGTCGGCACTTTATGGCGTGACATAAATTCTTTGGCAACTTCTTTACTTCCTTCTAATGCTGCCCCTGCTTTTTGCGGTCCGATCACCGGAATATTCTTTAAAGCCTCGTCCTGTAGAAAAAAGTCTGCTACTCCTTGTACCAAAGGGTCTTCCGGGCCTACTACAACCATGTTCACATCATTGGCAACTACAAACTCTTTTATAGCCTCAAAATCGGTTACCCCAATATTTACATTCGTAGCTATTTGCGCTGTTCCGGCATTTCCCGGAGCCACATATAAATTACCGATTTTAGGACTTTGTGCTATTTTCCAAGTAAATGTATGTTCTCTTCCTCCAGAACCTAGGATAAGGATATTCATGTCTTATTTAATTAAAAATGAAAATGATTTGGCAAAATTAAGGCTTTATAGTGTGATAGCGTAATTTAATTTTGCCCTATTATCAGAAAGCTTACTTTTTGTTATGCATAGAAAAGTCTTTATGTTCTTTTTTATAAAGCTCTTCAGAAGACAGGGATTTAAAATACTCATAGGTAATCCGCATGCCTTCCTCTCTTTCTACTTTTGGTTCCCAGTCTAAAACCTCCTTGGCCTTCGATATATCGGGTTGTCTTTGCATCGGGTCGTCTTGAGGCAGCGGCTTGTATACCACTTTCTGGCCTGTTCCGGTAAGTTTAATGATTTCTTCAGCAAAATCCTTGATGGTAATTTCGTCCGGATTTCCGATATTAACCGGAAGGTGCTCCTTGCTCATCAGCAAGCGATAGATACCTTCCACCTGGTCGTCTACATAACAAAACGATCTTGTCTGCAATCCATCGCCGAAGATCGTCAGGTCTTCGCCCCGAAGGGCCTGGCCTATGAAAGCAGGGATAACCCTGCCGTCATTTAAACGCATCCTCGGCCCGTAGGTATTAAAGATCCGAACAATACGGGTATCCAGACCATGAAAACGATGATAAGCCATCGTAATAGATTCCATAAATCTTTTAGCCTCGTCATAAACTCCACGCGGGCCAATAGTACTTACGTTCCCATAGTAATCTTCTGATTGCGGATGTACCAGCGGATCTCCATATACTTCAGAAGTTGAGGCTATCAGAATCCTGGCATCCTTTTCTTTTGCCAATCCGAGAAGGTTATGGGTGCCTAAAGCTCCTACCTTAAGAGTCTGAATCGGTATTTTCAAATAGTCGATAGGACTTGCTGGTGAAGCAAAATGCAGAATATAGTCCAGTTTACCCGGAACATGAACAAACTTGGTTACATCGTGATGATAGAATTCAAAATTCTCCTGTTTGAACAAGTGCTCTATATTTTTAAGATCGCCGGTAATAAGATTATCCATCCCTATTACATAAAACCCTTCCTTGATAAATCTATCACACAGATGTGATCCTAAAAAACCGGCTGCGCCGGTAATGAGTACTCTTTTCATTAGTATTATTTATGCTCCTTCGCCTATTTTGTAATATACAAAGCCTATTTCTTTTAATTTTTGCTTGTCTAAGATACCTCTTCCGTCAAAAACAAAAGCAGGTTTCTGCATGTTATTATATATCTTTTGCCAATCATAGGTCTTAAATGCATCCCACTCGGTAAGTACGGCTATAGCGTGCGCTCCCTTACAGGCTTCATATGGATCTTGATGTACTTTTAATCCTTTTCTGTTTTCTTCTGAAGCCCTGGTATTTAAATAATCGAGGTCGGCATACATCCGCTCTTCCACCACTTTAGGATCGTACACATGTACTGCTGATTGTTCGTTCAACAGGTCGTCGGCTACATAAATAGCCGCTGATTCCCTGGTATCGTTGGTATCTTTTTTAAAAGCCCATCCGAGGAAGGCGATCTTCTTGCCTGAAACTGTATTATACAAGGTGCTCACGATATTATCGGCAAAACGTCTTTTCTGGTGGTCGTTCATCATGATCACCTGCTCCCAATAGTCTGCTACTTCATTCAAACCATAGGTTTTGGCTATATATACCAGGTTAAGAATGTCTTTCTGGAAACATGATCCTCCAAATCCTACGGAGGCCTTTAAGAATTTTGGTCCTATACGGCTGTCCATTCCGATAGCCTTGGCCACTTCGTTTACATCTGCTCCTGTTTTTTCACATAGCTCCGACATCGCATTG of the Zhouia spongiae genome contains:
- a CDS encoding UDP-glucuronic acid decarboxylase family protein: MKRVLITGAAGFLGSHLCDRFIKEGFYVIGMDNLITGDLKNIEHLFKQENFEFYHHDVTKFVHVPGKLDYILHFASPASPIDYLKIPIQTLKVGALGTHNLLGLAKEKDARILIASTSEVYGDPLVHPQSEDYYGNVSTIGPRGVYDEAKRFMESITMAYHRFHGLDTRIVRIFNTYGPRMRLNDGRVIPAFIGQALRGEDLTIFGDGLQTRSFCYVDDQVEGIYRLLMSKEHLPVNIGNPDEITIKDFAEEIIKLTGTGQKVVYKPLPQDDPMQRQPDISKAKEVLDWEPKVEREEGMRITYEYFKSLSSEELYKKEHKDFSMHNKK